The sequence catttgacgaccgaatggtgttgttagtgaccctgactgctatgctgaaGGTTCCAGGTTCGATTCAGCTTACTGgccgggcagatatttgtttgaagatagatatttgtactgGAGTCTTGGGTGTTCATGTTCATATCTATATCTTACAGGCTCTGCCAGGCTTGTGTGTGATGTTTGTCCCAacagattattattataattattgtggtCTCCACCCCAGAACACTCTCGCGAGGGATCTCTGGGAATACCAATGGTTACAGGTTCATCAGAAGATATGACATCAACTATAGCTTTCTGAagaattttatacttatagcTCTTAAAGGCAAATCGCTTATGCaatttccgggataaaaatgcTATAGCACTACTCAGGTATAATGTGTCTATACAAttctaaaatgattataaaacttatccATCGGAGCCTATTCTCTTTATAATATAACTCTACATTCAGGACTTTGTTATTTCCTCCCAGGTGGCCCCAGCTCAACGCAGGGCAGCCCGTCTGCTCATGGAGTCTCTGGTGACAAACCTTCTGCAGCTAACCTGTGCTGGCATCGTCACCACCAGGAACCTCATCCCTCTGAAGATTATCGCTGACCTTCTGCCTCTGGACACCCTCGCCGGCTTGTGTAGCTTGATCACTTCTTTCACTTCTTAAGAAGGGTTTACAGTAGCAATTTATATAGCAGCAGTCTAAGTTAACACTCGTCGATCATCAGCAATTTTAATTTGAAGGTGTAAATACCTCTTTCGATTTTTGTCTACATTATTGTTATAGGTAAGTGTTATGTTActaacgttttttttaaaattttcttttctttttttgtatAACTACCTACACGTAGTGCGTCAACACAAAGGCTTCCACTGAAATACCAGCGCAGTGTCCTTGACCTAGCCAAGGGCACTGCATTAGCTGAGTGGACACCTTTTTGACGATgacagcaaaaaaaatatgtacaaatgtgATTTGTGTGGTTGATTTTATCAGTATTGCTGTCtatgtcaaataaagttttatctttcttttatctttatataTGTGTTGTTTGCTTGAATATTAATGAGAGTTATTGTTTTGGGTGGTAAGTGGTATACCTAGGTGTTTGTTTttgacataattttaattaataatatagtattttgtgaaagtatttttcgttaccataacaataaaccaGATTGCAGAGAcgcataatatttgtatttgggTATTGAAATACTGTGTGTATAATCAatgctttatttatattagtaaaagtgatacataaaaataatcacaGATAGAGATAGTCATTGCTAGTAACTTCTATGTAAACTACAGGAATGCCAAGTTTCATCCTTTTTCAGGAACTCGTTTTATTCGTTTTCTAAACGTCGAAGCCAAACTGAAAAGCAAAGAAAAAGCTAAGTAATTAGGTGGAATTTAGAAGTAGGTTTATGTAGAGTTATAAAAGGAAATCTGAAATTAACAGTGTCGTGCAAAGTGTGAGTTAATCTTGTACCTACCTGTTTTCCGTTTTCCACCATACATTTGTATGCATTTATTGATCTGTCACAGCCCTTCTCTCCATCACTAACCGCGTCAGAGTTTACTgtaaaaaagaaatatatgATCAGTTTATTTAGTGTCTTTTTATAAAagagaatggccaaatctgacccgctttgcagaCGCTAACCAAACGTATTTTTATTCAGTGATAAAGGTGTTCTGAATgagggaaaaatataaaaaaatctaaaccactttaaaaaaatacatatactaACTATGGGAACAAGAGTGAATGTAGTCTGCAATCATCTTCAGCTCTTCGGGATCTTTGAAGACAGTCTTTGCCAATTCCAGAGCATTCTCCTTTTGCATTAATCCTTTGTCGTCAATCTGCAAAAACAACAATTTCTCTGATAAATCTTTACATTATCCTTACATGATCATCATAATCAGATCATTTAGATAAGGTCCGGCCAGACGCCCATCGCAAACTTGTATTCacaacgattttcggatttaaaatgtatgaattTTGTTAAGGTAACACAAATTAAGTActacttcgttttgacttaGCGGTTAAGACGCGCCACTGATAAGCTACTTTAAAGAGGGTGCTAGTTGCTAGAGAACTGCCCCGCTCTGGGCTTAATATGtgaggacatctcacacacggacAACCTCAAACTAGGTAGAGCTATTATATACACCCacgacccgagtacaaatatctgtcttaaaacaaatatctgccacACCCGGGACTCGAACTCGGCATCTTAGCAGGCACTAagcactacaccattcggtcacCAATTGCAAAGTAGTTATGATGCAGATGCGTCACTTATAGAGCGGTGCCAGTTGCTAGCACTGAGCTAATAATCACTACGTTTTAGTTGCTAGTGAAATTTCTCGCTGGGCTGGAATCATCACTCACAATCCCGATGCTCCTAAACATGCAGGCGAGGAAGCAGGGCGCGTTCTCTCCCTCGGGCACCTTCCTGGCCCTCAGGTTCTTGATGTCGTCCTCCGTGATCATGTTGCCCTTCAGGCACTCCAGCCCCACCTTCTCGAAGTGCTCGTGGATCATCGCCTTCTGCTCGTCTGTCATCGACTGGAATGAATGTAAAAATGTGTTAATGAATGGATTCCACCTTAATCATGATGGTTAAGGTGGAATTTAACCAAACGCTAAACAAATTTAGACGTCTGTCAAACGACTgtcagtacaaaatgtatgaatTTACAAGAGATTTACAATAGATTTGCTTAaatacacattttttttttaattaattaggttATTTAGGCTTGGTAGTTTTTTAAGATTGGTGGCGACAGTGAATAGTTATTCGGATTGACATATACACTTACAATCCTGCTTagattaaattaaacaaaaacatttcattGGTTAcgtctcatcatcatcatcattagctcGTGATCGTCCACTGCTCGTCATAAGACTCTCCCGAGGAGCTCAATAGCACTCTGtcttcggccttcctcatccagccaccaGATCGTCGGTTCAGCATGCCGGTTTATGGCTACTCTACGTCGCGTATTTACAAATTATCACTACAGACATTGAGGGTGACTTGCATCAaacaattaatataattaaatctattgctggcttgctctgacactacatatttaaatgtttgtaaatCAGCCTAAGTTTCTTAGAAATGTAATGTGGATTATGGTTTAAATTCAACTGACCTTGACCAGTGGTAGTGATAGAGAAAGAAAGTAAATAGCACAACACAGAACTACACCACGAAtcattttgacaaaaatatattccaGCTAGCAACCCGTCGACTACAAAATATGATCCCTCTTTGATAAGATTTTCAGtgaaaacttaattttatagtcTTCAACATGCTTATTAGGAATGACCTTCGTGGCACGAAAAAATTCGGTTTATTGAATATAACAACTAGTCTTGGACAGAGATGACAAATATCACTAAATCACATAACGCCACATATGTGATTATTCCGTGAGTAGGCCCTAATTAGGTTTAATAGGCAAACGGAAACTCATCATACTTAGTACTCATGTGGAGTTCAGTGTCAGAGACACCATCCTCTTACACACGACACGTACGATAACAGTagatgataaataatattagtaagtatcTAAAGAATAAGaagaaatatgaaataactaggtacctacctctaTATTAAATGACGTTAGCCCAAAAATACTACAGTTTAGTCAATTAGTACTAtaccgccccctattacattgggactaacataccactctggcgaaaagtgggtgcagcaatgcacctctgcctaccccgcaagggagtacattagtacaaggcgtgtgtgtgtttttatagTCAATTATATCTAGTAAAATAACAGTAAAATCGATgacatcaaaaataaaaattgtatgTAATAAAGCATGACAcattaatttttattcattaaaaaataatatagttatagaatctacaaaaaataattatttatgcgGTTCTCACACTGCTGCATGCTGGCAACAGCTAGcttcatgaaatttttaaACCCAGATTCGGTGTTGAAACCTCGCCATAAACTTTATTACACGAATAATAACTACGCACAATTCTCACTGTATCAACTACGAAATTGTAGCCATTTCAATGGAATTCTCGCTTTGTGAAGAGACctaatttaaacattttatggtCATCATTACAGACCTTGGTATATAAATGTAATAGTTTAATGTATTTCTAACACATTAGTCTGTCAGTGTTGGTGTGAAAATGTttccatatatttttacatacgTGTTCATTGGTGTTTATTTCACCTGTACAACGGTAAGTAACCTTTCATAgtgttttgaaataaaataagtcccgtatttaaaaataatcagatattacttaggtatgtaATTAATTCCCTAAGATTTCATGTAGAATCACAcgaaggcctgggtctcctattttcgccgtaggtcgcgtccagcgtcacgccgtaggccgcgtcacgatgctctctatagaaatgtactgatgcggtctccctcacacgccgacg is a genomic window of Plutella xylostella chromosome 18, ilPluXylo3.1, whole genome shotgun sequence containing:
- the LOC105387998 gene encoding pheromone-binding protein, translating into MIRGVVLCCAIYFLSLSLPLVKSMTDEQKAMIHEHFEKVGLECLKGNMITEDDIKNLRARKVPEGENAPCFLACMFRSIGIIDDKGLMQKENALELAKTVFKDPEELKMIADYIHSCSHINSDAVSDGEKGCDRSINAYKCMVENGKQFGFDV